From the bacterium genome, the window GTCGAAGGGTGCCGCGTTCTTTCTCGCCGGAAATGGCATCGTATCCCAGGAGTATCGCCAATAGCGAGAGAACGACCTGAAAGAGGAACTCGAGGTCGAGGAAGCGGAAGACGGCAAAGACAGGGTCATCACCGTAGCGGCTTCCCTGGGCATTCAATTCACCGCGGCCGCGGACCTCGGTGGTTCGTCCGATGTCGTTGGAAACTCCGCCAACCAGCGAGGCGAGCGGGTGGGGTGGGAGAAAGATGCGGTGTTGCTGGACGGAGAACCAGTCGGTGAGGCCCTCCATCTGGCGGAGGTTCTCAGTTTTGGCGGCCTCGTACTGGGACTGGCTGGTCTGAAAATTTAGTGCGCCAGTGACAAAGCAGAGGAGAATCAGAACAGCGCAGGCGCCGAAGGAGATGGCGAACTTACTTGAGCCGACAATATCGCGAATCTCTTTTTCAATGATCGTTCGCAGCATATCGATCTCCTAAGCTGCCACTTCGGCGTTGGAGTGTCCGGCCATGTATTGCATGTAGAGCCGTTCGAGGTCCTGGCCGACCAAGTTGGCGGCTGGTTCCTGCATCACGATGCGGCCGTTGTTCATGATGGCGATGACATCGGAGATCTCCTTGGCGCGGAAGATGTCATGAGTGGACATCAGGATCGCCTTCCCTTCGCTGCGCAAAGAGGCGAGCAGTTGCTGGAACTCAAACCCGGCTTTGGGGTCGAGACCGGAAGTTGGTTCATCAAGCAGGATGGCGGGGGCATCTTTGAGAATGGCGATAGCGATGCCGGATTTCTGGCGCATCCCTTTGGAGAATCCTTTGAGCCGTTTGTTATGCGCTTCCTCGGCAAGGCCGACACGCAGGAGAACGCGGCGGTAGTCATCCTCGGTATAGTGGGTTTTGCCGCCAAGTCGGGCAAAGTAATCAAGGTTCTGGATCGCCGTGAAGTTGGGATAGAGCATGACGTTTTCGGAGACGTAGGAGACATGCTGTTTGGCGAGGAGCGGCTCTTTGTGGGTGACAATGCCGTTGATGCGGGCCTCGCCCTCGGTCGGCTCGATGAAATTGAGGA encodes:
- a CDS encoding ABC transporter ATP-binding protein, whose translation is MQNDSGTAPLLEAVNLTKRYEDGVLALDHVSFAVRPGEIFAMLGANGAGKTTTINLFLNFIEPTEGEARINGIVTHKEPLLAKQHVSYVSENVMLYPNFTAIQNLDYFARLGGKTHYTEDDYRRVLLRVGLAEEAHNKRLKGFSKGMRQKSGIAIAILKDAPAILLDEPTSGLDPKAGFEFQQLLASLRSEGKAILMSTHDIFRAKEISDVIAIMNNGRIVMQEPAANLVGQDLERLYMQYMAGHSNAEVAA